GTCAAGGTTCCAAGGGTCTGTACCTCCAGGCCAGCTCCCCAGGCTTCATGTCCACCCCACTCTCTCCACAGAGCACAGGGGCTTGTGCAGCCTCCCAACCAGGGCCTCAGTTTCCTAGAGGTCTGATGAGCAGGACACACACAGGCCCCTAGGGCCAGCATCCCTCAGATGGCTGCCTGCCCATCATCAGACGGCTGGGTCCCAGGCAGCCTCTGCTTTCCCATCCATAAAACAGGCACATCCCAGCATGCCCAGGGCTCCCagccaataatgacagggtgGGGCTTTGATGTCCCGCATTAGAGGGCCCCCCACAGAAGAGGATCCCTGGACTGTGGGAAGGGGCCCTGACAACAGGGGACATCACCTGACTTCCCTGGGGGTGGGAATGAGTGAGGAACTTGCCCAGTgactggggggcaggaagcagggTGTCTCTGCAGAGGGAAGGAGGCCCTGACGGCTGCCTTAAGCACACCCCATTCCCGTGAGGCACAGGGGAGGCAGTGCAGTGCATGCTGGGAGGGAGAACTCAGCCCCCAGAACAACCTCCCCATCCCTGGCCCTGAGACTTGGTGACCTGGCCCCCAGCCCCAACCCTCTCTGCTCTGAGGATGGGACACCTGGCTCCAGGTTGGGTCCATAACTGCAGAGCAGACCAGCCCTGGGGCATGGCAGCTGGGTCTCTccgccccttccctcccactgctcgccccccccccccatgcccatGTCCGGGGACCCAGATGCAGGCTCAGGTGTCCTCTGACTTGCCCATCCCAGAAGTCACCTCACCACAGGGAGAATGGGGTAGGTGAGGGGCTGTGGGCAGGCAAGTGGACACCTGAGGGCTGACGTGCAAGCGAGGGGCCACTGGTCTGTCCCACTGTGTCAGTGGAGTTGGGGCCCAGGGAGTGTTTCAGATTGGGGTGTGCCAATGTGGGGCTTTTCCCCACCTCTGGGAGCTGGCCAcgccacgggggtgggggggtacagCAGTGACTGAGGCCCACCCGAGCTGTGACAGCGGTGCTTCAGCCAAGGCATATTGCAGGGTTCTGAGGGAAGGATCTGCAGTCAGAGATTGTGGGTGGTCAGGTTCTAGGGTGGGGCACACATGGGAGGCAGACCTGAAGGGCTGCCCAGGCCCAGAACCTAGGGTCTGGGCGTGACGGGAGGCCTGAGGCTgcaggaggcatggtgggcaacctgCGGCATGCAGGGAACAAGGTGTGGTGGAGGGGGTGTGCTGAAGACCCCGACAAACCGGGAACAGCCAAGACACAAGGAAGGGCCCATGGCAGAAGCTGGGGACATGTGGAACCAGAACACCGGCTGGTGCTGCCACAGCAAGGTGCGGGCTGCTAGTTGGTGGCCCTGGGGCTCCGGGGCCAATGCCAGTGGGTGTGCCCAGAATCTGTGCTCTGAGGAAGGAGACAGAGCACTCAGGAAAAGGGTGCTGTTCCCCTAGCCTTGAATCCTCCGCTGACACAGCCCAATAAAGGGAACCGGGAGCCCCCAAACTCTGCTCCCCCAGCCTCTCCGGGCCTAGAGTCCCCCAGAGTTGGGCAGGGTCAAACAGGGCTTGGGAAGGGGACAATGGGGACATGCAGGTTCActcaccaccaggctcctctctGGACACCCTCTAGGGCCAGCCTCCCACCTGGGTGATGGTGACTGCTGACAGGCGGAGGTGTGTGCCCCTGGGGCCCCATGGCATAGCCCCCCAActcctcccagccccctcacccgTAGCCCCTGAGCCCCTCCTCCCAGGTGTCAGTGACAGCAGGGGCCAAAAGAATCCATGTATCTTTTATTAACAGGTAAAAACTGTAGTGTGTTATCTACACATTTGTACAAGGCCTGGCTGACCCCGGAGAGGCACAGCCCCCACGGGAGGAAGGTCGTCTCAGGGGTCATGAATGCACATGCTCCTAAGATCCCCACCCAGCCCAGTGTGCCCACAGCCAGAGGGGTCAGCACGGGGACGGCTTctgtaaaaaaatcataaaaacacGCGCCCGACTTTAAAACCTCGTTGCAAACGCCACATCCAAAGGCAAAGGATACAAAAATACAACCTAACAGAAACCTTACAAAATCTTGTGCccccattttttgttttgtttgttttttgcatggGTTGTGTTATTTTGCTGTTTTGGTAAGAATTCCTGCCGTGGAGGGGGTACTGGGGCCCCCACAAAGCCCTTCCCGGTCCTGGGCCGGAAGGGACAGCTGCCAGACGGGGCAGGCTACTGGCTCCATGCAGACCCAAGCCCGGGCATGTTGGCGAAGGGCCTTCCCAGGTGAAGGGTCATCGGAACCCTGAGGAAGACCCCGGGGGGCTCAAGGCCGCTCTGCTACGCACAGCCTGGCAATGAGGAAGGCTTGGCGGGCCTGCAGACACCATGCCGGTACCACTGCCCAGTTCCTGCAGGGCCAGGGCCCCCATGCAGCCAGCCTACTGGTGCCCCGGTTCTTAGCACCAATGCAAAAGGAGAACCAAGCTCCCGGGTAGAAGGCACTTGTGTTGTGTTAAGTGTTGGCAGCCTCTTggcgcgctctctctctccccccctcctgccctctttctctctctctctctctcccttcctcctcacAGCTCTGCCAGCTCCCGCTCTCCCACACTCCACATCTCTCCAAGTCCCTGGCCCTGCATCCTCATCCCTCCAACCCTGCCACATCCTTGGCCCTCTCCACTCCCATTCTCACACCCCTGCACACCCACTCCTGCTGGCAGCCCCAGATTCAGACGTCCACCTCCTGTGGGCCCAAGGTGGCAGCGGGGGCTGTGACACTGACGTCAAAGCAGGTGACCATCATGACGTGGGCCTTGCACAGGTTGACACACTGCTCCAGGGCAGTCGTGGCATGCTCCAGGGCCATCAGGTACTCAGCTGACTCGGGCTCCAGCTCCGGGGCCACCTCAACTGTCGGGGGATGGACACAGGTCAGGCCCAGCTCAGGCAGCCAATCTACCTGGTCTGCACTCTCTGTCAGGTGGGGCAGGGTGCTCTACCACGCTAATGACCAACGGGACACAGGACTCAGAGTGGGGGTCGGCTGGGGGGGCAGGGGACGGGTGACACTCACACTGCTCCAGCCAGCGGCCCCGCTCCACCATCAGCCTGCCCTGCGTCTCCGCCAGCTCCTGGCATAACCGTTCACGCCGTGCCCGCACCTCCCGCAGCCTCTGCAGCCTGCGTTCCGATAGCCGCAGCTGGGCACCCATGCTGGCTGCGCCCTAGGGACACGGGATCAGGGCCCACTGCTGTGACCAGAGTCCCAGCCCGGGCCCAGCACCCAGCTGGGTTACAATGGGACCAAGgctcccacttgggatgcccccacccactgccctgtgaaggGGGCAGAGGACTGGGCTTTTGTACCTTCTCCGGGTCCAGAGAAGCCTGCAGAGAAGAAGAGCAGTCAGTAGGGTTGCCAGGACCCTGGCCCTCATTCCCACTGCCTGCCCTGCTGCACACAGCCCCCTCACCTCAGGGGGGTCCTCGCGAGAGGCTGCCCGGTGCCGCTGTAACCGCTGAACGTCGTCGATCTCATACACCTTGATCTCAAAGGGCTCTTTCCGAGGGCCGGCCAGGGGCGGCGGCAGGTCCACCCACTGCCCCGAGACGCTGGGCTTCCGGCCCAGGGCGGCAGCATCAGGCAGTGGCGCAGGAATCAGTCGCCGGCGTTGTTGACCTGGGGCAGACAAGACCAGGGACGGGGCAGGTGACCTCAGGGGGCCCAGGTCCATGCCCCTCCATCCACTTGGCCCCCTCGGCTCTACCCACCAGCCGCACTCCCGTGGGGCCACCCCACACCCAACCTGCTGCCCTGGTCCTGGGTTAAATGTTATCCACCCCACTCCACCTTCCCTTTGGTCCCATCCTGGACCCAATGGCCCCAGCCCAGTTTCTGCCTTAACCCTGCTCTCCCTCCAGCCCAGGGACCCAGAACTGGCATTCTGGGTACAGGTAGGAGTTGTCCTGTCTTGGGGCTAGCCAGCCAGGGCACAGCGGGGCTCACACCAACCATTTCTGCGTCTCTGGGTGATCCCATATGGGCTGCTCCCACAGGAAGGGGTCAGCCTTGGGCAGCTGGATGCCGAGTGCCCAGAAAACTGCTCAGCCAGTGAGACCTGGACCCTCCACAGACAACTGTGTGTACACACCTCCCAGGGAGGCACTGCACTGCTCACAGGCTGATGCCCTACAGAGTGCGGTGGTAGGCAGGGTGcacgcagttcaaacccaccagctgatccttaggagaaaggggaggctgtctgctctcctaaagacgtacagcctcagaaacccacaagggcggtCTAGCCTGGTGATAGGCTTCCCAAGCGTGGGAACCAACCCAAGGGCCATGAGTCTGGTTCTGCTGGTACAGCTGGGGGATGGCACAGCCCCCGGGGAAGGCCCTGTACATTCCCATCCCTAGGTCCTGTGACCCTCAGGAGAATGGTGGGCTGCCCCCAGAGAGCAGACTCACCTGTAGCCCTCCTCCTGGGGGACCTGAGGCTTCGGGCACGGGCGCCCGGGGAGGCGGCCCCACTCTCGCTCATGGAGTCGGGGGCCGAGGAGGCGCTGCCGGTGGCCTCACTGTCTCGGATCATGCTCTCATAGCCGCTGCTGCCCCCGCTGTGGTAGAAGAGGGCTGTGCGGCCCATGGCGGGGGGCAGGTCCCCACTCAGCACGCTGCTGTTGTCGCTGCCCTGCCCGCTGCTGTAGCGCTGCGGCCGCCGAGGTGCGGTCACCTTGCTGTAGGGCGAGGGCAGGGCCGGGGCGCCAGGCAGTCCCCCATGCACACAGCTGTCCTGGCCACCCTCTGAGTCTGTCAGGCCCCAGGAGGGGCCACTGGGAAGGGGCACCCCACCGCCGCCTGCCAGCTCCTGGACCCAGCTGTGGGCAGCCCGCAGCGCCTGCTTGGTGCCCATGACGGTGCCCCGGCTGGCCTTGGCTCCGGCACTGGGTGTCCCCCGAGAGGCTGCCCGGGGGCCCACCACAGAGCCGCCTGGTGGCCTGCTCGTCCCTGTGGGGGCCAGCGATCTCACAGAGGCACTCAGCACTCTTGGCCCACTGGCCGCCAGGCTGCGACCCTTGCCTCCTGCAACTGGGGGCTTGGAAGTCCCGACACCCTTGGCAGGGCTGCCCCTGCAAGGGGGGGAGGGGCCTGGCATGGGACTGCCAGACATTGCCCCCAGCCTGGGCATGGCCCTGCCCAGGCGCCCCACAGGTTCCCtggccctgctgctgctgtgaacCGGGCCCTCTGGCCTCTCCAGCGATGCAGGCCCGGGCAACCGGTGTGTGGTTTCAACCTTGCCAGGCCGTACCTTCAGGCTGGCTGTGGCTCGGGGGGCGGGGTGGTCACCCCGGCCACCAGGCCTGACCTCCTCTTCCCCTCGGAGGGCAAGGGCCAGGGCAGTCCTGGAGATGCCTACCGCTGGGCCAGGGGCCAGGGCTGGGCTGTTCTTTGGCTCCAGGCTGGACTTGCGTACTggtggggctgggggccccaTCCCGCCAGGCCTCGGGAGGGGCGTGCCCTTGGGGGCAGTGGTCTTCTTGCTAGAGGCAGCCTTAAGGCTGCCCAAAGGGGCTGTGGCCTCAGCAGGCATGTCACAGCAGGACGGGGAGGGTGTGGTCACACCCAGCGTGGTGGCCCCCCGCCGCAGTGGCGGGATGCGTGCCTCAGGTCTCCGGACCGCTCTAGCTGCTACCTCACATCCATCTACCACCCTCTGCCCACGAGGCAGAGCCTGGGCTTCAGGCAGccatggggagggcagggtgggggtggaggccaCAGGAACAGCATCGGCCTTGTAGGTCCGGAGCAGCCACGGGTCCTCAGACAGGCccccagatcccggggcgccCTGGTCGCCCGTGGCTGTGGTCCTGGTCTTCCGTGGAAGGCTGGAATGGATGGTGTGTGCCGGGGGTGGCCGCCGTGGGGACCCCATCCGGGACTCCCTTCCAGGCCCAGAAGAGGTCTCAGAGACCATGTCAATCCCTGGTGAGGCCTGGGCTGGGCTGTCTGATCTGTCCTCTGAGCAGCCTTCCAGGATGGGAGAGGTCCGGGGGTCCGGCCCTGCCAGCAAGTCCAGCCGGGACATGAAGGGCGGCTGCGGTGAGAGGCCTGGGCTGTCGGAGGCACAGACACTGGCCTCGCTGAGCCGGGAGCTGTCAGAGCCATGGCCGCCCCCGCAGGTCCAGGCCGGCGCCTCCTGGGGCCAGCTAGGGGTGGTGGCCACTTGCGCTGCGGTGTACGCATCGAACTCGTCGTTGATGCTGCTGATGATGCTCACAGGCctggagcccgaggccagggccTGCAGGGAGCAGTCGCTGCCCAAACTGACCAGGCTGGCGGGCCGGGCGCCCAGGGGCAGCTCCTCCACCACTGTGAACACCAGCTCGTCCTCGCCGTTGAGCTCCACCGGCTGCTGCACCGTCACTGTGGCGGTCAGCAGGCTGCGGTCCAGGCAGCGGCTGCGAGCCGGCAGGCAGGGACAGCTCGCAGGAGGGGTCCTCACCGTGCCCCCGCCGCCggggccccctcccccaggctccTCTGGCCGCGGGGGCAGAGCAGGCTCCGGGCTGGGCAGCTCAGGCCTGTCCTTTCTCTGGTCTCCCTGGGGGCCGGCAGCCTTCTTGGGGGACGCTGCTTCAAGGGGTGgggccttcctgggggacggggtCTCCGAAGGCGGGGCCTTCCTTGCAGCGCCAGCAGGGCTGGCGGGGGGCAGTGGGGGGCCCTCGCTGCCATCAATGAACTCCAGCCGCTCCTGCAGCTCCGCGAAGGTGCTACAGCGGAAGTGGTCTAAGTCGGGGTCCCAGGGTCCCTCTGAAGGCCGGCGGCGGCCCAATGCAGGGATGATGGGCACACAGTCTGGGGGTCCCTCGTTGTCCGTGAGCTCCCGATCagacagggcagccccaccaggtCCCACGTAGATGACGGTGTCACATGACTGCTCACTGCTGGACGAGTAGTCGGGCTCTCTGGGTGCCCGGCGCTCGGGGTCCAGGGCCGCAGTGCGCGGGAGGCAGGGCCGCAGGGTCGGGGGACGGCGGCAGCGGCCCTCCTCGCAGGAGCTCTCACCGCCTGACGAGCTGGACGTGTACTGCAGGTGGGGAGGGGCCCCATCAGCGACCTATGTTCCCTCCATGGTGCGCTCCCACCCTCCAGCTCCTGTCAGGACCGGCTCCTGTCCCCTTGTGCCCACAGCTAGCAGGGCCACTGGTGGTCATCAGCACCTGATGGCCGTCACCATGCAAGACAGCTGCATGGCGGTGGGCAGGGATCAGCGCCTTGGGGAGGACACGCGTCCACTGCTGACAGCCACTCGCGGCCTAAGAGGGGCAGGCTAGGCGTGAAGACATGGGTTACTCTCGTAGCCTGTGCCCGCAGCGCCCCACACCACTAGGACCCTGAGACCCACTGACCTTGGTCTTCTTCCTGCGCAGGCGCAGGATGCGCGCAGCCAGCTGCAGGGTGCTGAGCGTCTCGGCGTGGTGGGCTGGCGAGTCAGACACGTGCGCGATCATGGTGGCGCGGCAGGTGGTGGTCAAGGACTCTCGGAGCAGCATAGTCAGCCTGTGGTCCCTGGGGGTGGCAAGCAGGGCAGGGGTCCCAGCTGGAGAGTCCTGCAGACTCTGGTCTGCATCATCACTGCCTTCCCTTCCCTGGGCCCTGACCCCGCCACCCTGGGCTAGCAGGGACCCAGCTGCCCAGCCATCCCTGGGGCCCACCCCTCACCTGTAGGGCACATGCTTGGCTCCATTGACCAGGGCCAAGATGACACTGCCCAGGGCGGGCAGGGACAGACACAGGGGGCCCCCAGTGGCATCCCCACCCTGGCTGGAAGTCACCGCCTCACAGCTTCCCAGGTCGATGAGGTGCAGGCGGCTGCGGCCCCCAGACACTGTGACAGAAGGACCCATAGTGAGAGGGGCCACCAGCGTGCACAGCCTCCAGACCCCACAGGCAAGCACCTCTCgcaggcaggggggtggggaatgTGGGCCTTCTCTCATGCCACCACCACCTGTGCTCACCCACCCCATTTCAGGAACACATTCTGCTCATGTGTCCACATAATTACACCACCCTGCACACACCTCCCTTCAGGCACACACACCATTCTTGTGTGCACACTCATTGCACTGCACACAGATACTGCCTCGCACACACACCTCACACACCATCCTGCAGCCATACCAACTGCACATCCACACATACCACCCATGGAAACACAGACACCGACCACACACGCACAGGGCACACAGCCacgcaccccccacaccccccaggcGGCCTCACTTACTCCCCCCGCGGCTGCATTTCTGCATGCAGTACTGGTAGACGTGCAGTGTGAACAGCAGGTGGGAGCTGGCCCGCGCCTCCTCGCCACAGGCCGGGCGACCGAAACTTCGTGCAGCCAGGGCTGCGTCCAGGTAGAAGGCCGCCCTTTCTGCAGTGGGGGCCCGCAGCTCACTCTGGTTCTGGAGCTGCAGTGGGTAGCGAGTGGTTCAGCCTTGTGGGTGGGCGCCCCACCCACAGTCATGTCCCACATGCCCCAGAATAGGCATACCTGCGCCCCGCATACAGGGTCCTCCCGCAGGTACATGCCCGGGGACTGTGTGTCCTGGAGACTGCCCGACGCCAGGTCGGCCAGCAGATCACGCAGGCTCTGGTCGCGGCCGCACACCTCCACGGCTGAGACTCGCACCGAGAAGCGGGTACCCGTGCGCTCCTTGCGTTCGTGGATCAGCTTGAAGAGCCAGGAGATGGCGCAGGGCGCGACGCCCAGGCCCTGTGGCGAGCTGTCCCTCCCGATCATAGTGTACGACTGACCTGGGGGGGTCACGAGTGTCAGCATCCAGCAAGGAGCCTGCCTAAGCCTTTCCACGTCttctccccagccccagccacccGGATGGAGCCaggtcctccctcccctccagagACCGCAACAGAGCTGGTGCAGCAGAGGGTATCCAGGGGTGTGGGGGCGCTTACCAAGGCTCGTGTGGCCAAAGGAGAAAATGCAGCCGTCGGCCCCGCTGATCACAGCTTGCAGCACGTCGGCCACAGTCCCGGAGCAGACCTCTGCCTGGGGGACACGGAGGACGAATGGGCGGGGCGAGCCAACTGTGCCTCCTTGGTGGGGGGGCGAAGACGCAGGCGCTGCCCGCATCCACACGCACACAGATGACACGGGAAACACACAGGTCGGCCAGGACGCACCAACCAGGCAGGCAACAGGCATGCACGTGCGTACACACATACATCCCAAAACAGCCAGCGCACACCGCCACAGCCCACCCTGCACCGCTGGGGAGAGTGGGATGTGCCAGAGCATCCAGGAGGAAGTACCCGCCTTCCCAGGGGCACGCCAATTCTGGCAGCCCCGCCCAGGACCTCAGCCCCACCCACCTGGGCAGCCCTGCCCACCAGAGACCCCACTCGCCCTAAAGGCCTGCCCAGAGGCATTAGAATGTTCCACCCAGAGGCTCTGCCCTTCAAGaagaccctggcccaccaggcagcAGCACCTGCTCGGCGTCCTGGGAAAAAACAGCATCAAAGGCGAACATCCGGGGCACTGCGGCAGGAGCTGTGCGCCAGGGGCCTGCACTGCCCGGAGGTCTGGCGGCTGGATCATACAAGGTCACTTGCTTCTTCCTCGGGTCCACCTTCAGGAAGGCTGTGGACTCGGCAGAGCGCTGGGCGCCCTGCGAGGGCCAGACTCGCAGCATCACCTTCACCTGGGGAGATAGGAGGGTAGCCTGAGCCGCTGAGCACGACGGACGCAGCCAGGTGACAGGATGGCGTGGGCCTCATGCCCAGCGAGGTCAGAAAGGCCCAAGGCAGGTGACTGTGTGTGGGGATCATGAGCCCCGGGGAAGCAGCCCCAGACCACACAGGACTCCAAACCACACAGCTCCAAAGCAGTGAGGTACTCTGGCCCACCCTACAACCCTGCAGATGGTCCACAGTCTCAAGTTCAAACCCCCTGGGCCTGATGGATGGACAGATCCAGGCTGGCCCATCCCTGTGACCGCCTCAGCTGTGTGGCCTGGGCCTGGACTACTCCTTCCCGTCCCCCAGTGACCCGAGGGACCTGGCCAGGTATCAGCAGCTAGGGGGCCAAACCCACCTGGAGCCCAGCCTACTGGGCCTCCAAGAAAGTTTGGGGAGGGGCTTCATGCAGTGGGGTCACTGGAGGGCCAGATCTCAAGGGACACCCCACCCTGTGTTTGCATTTCACCTGGGGGCGCTGAATCTGTGGTGTGGCccatgacaccccccccccagtgtCCCTGGAGGCACGGCAGCTTCCCAGGGCAGGACCTGAGGGGCTGGCTGTCCCCAGAGCCCATCCCTGGCCAGCCCATGCTGTGTGCTCAAccagcacgtgtgtgtgtgtgtgtgtgtgtgtgtgttgttgagcGTGTCT
This genomic stretch from Tenrec ecaudatus isolate mTenEca1 chromosome 14, mTenEca1.hap1, whole genome shotgun sequence harbors:
- the KIF26A gene encoding kinesin-like protein KIF26A; this encodes MGGRGAPLCAVQPGVAEGGPAREPLPLLEVTPLKRLPPGSDQDPCGRPAPEGAGASAEQGHSAGGGGWCRHCHTKLAELKRQAWKLVSGPGTQLRDPGLPVLPVEKLPVPGTLSACCPEAERHCDVCATHLSQLTREALQLFQVPTRREDPHALRGGPSTMTTSREGPCPTARPAGQAGLDRRKGPVWPPGPSVQVSVSPAGLGGALSTVTIQAQPCLEGMWGISGVNRLLPPTCLAEAAVAAVAVAETVRDGSPAVGPDGVSQTWGLGGTCTTALVTPAPTVVGSGGTSAAASFFIRAAQKLSLASKRKKPQPSPPAPVTRAASTYPTDFSGVLQLWPPPVPPCLLRAAKAKDTPCSAMGKVKVMLRVWPSQGAQRSAESTAFLKVDPRKKQVTLYDPAARPPGSAGPWRTAPAAVPRMFAFDAVFSQDAEQAEVCSGTVADVLQAVISGADGCIFSFGHTSLGQSYTMIGRDSSPQGLGVAPCAISWLFKLIHERKERTGTRFSVRVSAVEVCGRDQSLRDLLADLASGSLQDTQSPGMYLREDPVCGAQLQNQSELRAPTAERAAFYLDAALAARSFGRPACGEEARASSHLLFTLHVYQYCMQKCSRGGMSGGRSRLHLIDLGSCEAVTSSQGGDATGGPLCLSLPALGSVILALVNGAKHVPYRDHRLTMLLRESLTTTCRATMIAHVSDSPAHHAETLSTLQLAARILRLRRKKTKYTSSSSGGESSCEEGRCRRPPTLRPCLPRTAALDPERRAPREPDYSSSSEQSCDTVIYVGPGGAALSDRELTDNEGPPDCVPIIPALGRRRPSEGPWDPDLDHFRCSTFAELQERLEFIDGSEGPPLPPASPAGAARKAPPSETPSPRKAPPLEAASPKKAAGPQGDQRKDRPELPSPEPALPPRPEEPGGGGPGGGGTVRTPPASCPCLPARSRCLDRSLLTATVTVQQPVELNGEDELVFTVVEELPLGARPASLVSLGSDCSLQALASGSRPVSIISSINDEFDAYTAAQVATTPSWPQEAPAWTCGGGHGSDSSRLSEASVCASDSPGLSPQPPFMSRLDLLAGPDPRTSPILEGCSEDRSDSPAQASPGIDMVSETSSGPGRESRMGSPRRPPPAHTIHSSLPRKTRTTATGDQGAPGSGGLSEDPWLLRTYKADAVPVASTPTLPSPWLPEAQALPRGQRVVDGCEVAARAVRRPEARIPPLRRGATTLGVTTPSPSCCDMPAEATAPLGSLKAASSKKTTAPKGTPLPRPGGMGPPAPPVRKSSLEPKNSPALAPGPAVGISRTALALALRGEEEVRPGGRGDHPAPRATASLKVRPGKVETTHRLPGPASLERPEGPVHSSSRAREPVGRLGRAMPRLGAMSGSPMPGPSPPCRGSPAKGVGTSKPPVAGGKGRSLAASGPRVLSASVRSLAPTGTSRPPGGSVVGPRAASRGTPSAGAKASRGTVMGTKQALRAAHSWVQELAGGGGVPLPSGPSWGLTDSEGGQDSCVHGGLPGAPALPSPYSKVTAPRRPQRYSSGQGSDNSSVLSGDLPPAMGRTALFYHSGGSSGYESMIRDSEATGSASSAPDSMSESGAASPGARARSLRSPRRRATGQQRRRLIPAPLPDAAALGRKPSVSGQWVDLPPPLAGPRKEPFEIKVYEIDDVQRLQRHRAASREDPPEGAASMGAQLRLSERRLQRLREVRARRERLCQELAETQGRLMVERGRWLEQFEVAPELEPESAEYLMALEHATTALEQCVNLCKAHVMMVTCFDVSVTAPAATLGPQEVDV